In Aricia agestis chromosome 16, ilAriAges1.1, whole genome shotgun sequence, one genomic interval encodes:
- the LOC121734840 gene encoding retinol dehydrogenase 13-like has protein sequence MRVKDDLVARCENSVRLDDRVALVTGSTSGVGVDVATQLAERGARVIITGRNATKLEETRSRIVNTTGNDNVVARQVSFESLSSIRSFVHQMYIHEAKLNILINNVGAIGLEDRRTEDDIHVMMQVNYLGTFLMTFLLFPLLRASAPSRIISVSSLAVLLGHIDFDHMNDVGRFSSFGLYSNAKLADVLFTVEMNKRIGGSGVSVFSLDPGLVKTDFLRNFQETPSRMFLSWTLFVMGESTNRAATAYVWLASEEKVVNSSGKNFLYCKEFYSSWFAEDAELTRRLWEESKRLVKITDDEDWELNNF, from the coding sequence ATGAGAGTCAAAGACGATTTAGTGGCGCGTTGTGAGAATAGTGTGAGGCTCGACGACAGAGTCGCCCTCGTCACCGGCTCCACCTCCGGTGTGGGAGTCGACGTGGCCACCCAACTGGCAGAACGTGGGGCGAGAGTGATCATAACCGGTCGCAATGCTACCAAATTGGAAGAAACCAGATCCCGTATAGTTAATACTACGGGAAACGATAACGTTGTTGCCAGACAAGTAAGTTTCGAATCTCTGAGCTCAATAAGAAGTTTCGTCCACCAAATGTACATCCACGAGGCGAAGTTGAACATACTGATCAACAACGTCGGAGCAATAGGACTCGAAGATCGTCGGACCGAGGACGACATACACGTTATGATGCAGGTCAATTACTTGGGAACCTTTTTAATGACGTTTCTACTTTTCCCGCTCCTAAGAGCGTCGGCGCCGAGTCGAATAATAAGCGTGTCTTCTTTAGCTGTACTGCTAGGTCACATAGATTTTGACCATATGAACGACGTGGGGCGATTTTCGAGCTTCGGTCTGTACTCAAACGCGAAGCTAGCAGACGTTCTCTTCACCGTCGAGATGAATAAAAGGATCGGCGGCAGCGGCGTCAGTGTGTTCAGCCTGGACCCGGGACTCGTTAAAACGGATTTCCTGAGGAATTTCCAGGAGACACCGTCCCGAATGTTCTTGTCTTGGACCCTGTTTGTGATGGGGGAGTCTACGAATCGGGCGGCCACTGCGTACGTCTGGTTGGCGTCTGAAGAAAAAGTTGTGAACTCCAGTGGGAAAAATTTCCTATATTGTAAGGAGTTCTACAGTAGTTGGTTTGCTGAAGACGCGGAACTCACTAGAAGGCTGTGGGAAGAGTCTAAGAGGTTAGTTAAAATAACAGATGATGAAGATTGGGAATTAAATAACttctaa